A region from the Salidesulfovibrio onnuriiensis genome encodes:
- a CDS encoding HD domain-containing protein: MTDTYDRIWEAALPYQDKRDDAGHAYVTYTYAQELLQLAPGTPEVVLPAIIMHDTGWSKLSREERFVIFQPGTTPEDELAVRYRHQDEGVKIAHAILEDLRYDAKWTSEILEIISEHDTRDHFISLDEGLVRDADKLWRFSEIGFRADIERFEFDPGFLHDKIEAQIDKPGFFYSDAARELARRELAARREQYGILLRGMDEAVTEISAEEYSEAAV, from the coding sequence ATGACCGATACATACGACCGCATTTGGGAAGCTGCGCTGCCTTACCAGGATAAACGGGACGACGCGGGACACGCATACGTGACCTACACCTACGCGCAGGAGCTGCTGCAGCTGGCGCCCGGCACCCCGGAAGTGGTGCTGCCGGCAATCATCATGCACGACACGGGCTGGAGCAAGCTGAGCCGCGAGGAACGCTTCGTCATCTTCCAGCCCGGCACCACCCCGGAAGACGAGCTGGCCGTGCGCTACAGGCACCAGGACGAGGGCGTCAAGATCGCCCACGCCATCCTGGAGGACCTGCGCTATGACGCCAAGTGGACCAGCGAGATCCTGGAGATCATTTCCGAGCACGACACCCGCGACCATTTCATTTCCCTGGACGAGGGCCTGGTGCGCGACGCCGACAAACTCTGGCGTTTTTCCGAGATCGGTTTCCGGGCGGACATCGAGCGCTTCGAGTTCGACCCCGGATTCCTGCACGACAAGATCGAGGCCCAGATCGACAAGCCGGGATTCTTCTATTCCGATGCGGCCCGCGAACTGGCGCGCCGCGAACTGGCCGCCCGCCGCGAGCAGTACGGCATCCTGCTGCGGGGCATGGACGAGGCCGTCACGGAAATCTCCGCCGAGGAGTATTCCGAAGCCGCCGTCTAG
- the cfa gene encoding cyclopropane fatty acyl phospholipid synthase, which yields MIIADTIQELMEHAGISLNGHSPWDIRVLDERWYTRIWRDKNLGLGESYMDGWWNCLNIDEMINRLLRGGLEEQVRGSMRYMARLLPGLLLNMQSRMRSRIIARRHYDLGNDLFFSFLDTRRQYSCGYFKGTDDLEQAQENKLELIAEKLQLRPGDTLLDIGCGWGGLARYMAEKRGCLVTAVNISREQLRHAREDCAGLPVSFLDGDYRAIDGRYDKVVSVGMFEHVGMKNYRTFMSTVRRVLRDDGVFLLHTIGSNRSRTSCDPWINKYIFPNGMLPSSAQIAEAAEGLFVIEDWHNLGPHYDRTLMAWNDNFQRNWAELSPRYDERFKRMWEYYLLSCAGAFRARDIQLWQVVMTKHGMGREQPRCRF from the coding sequence ATGATCATAGCCGACACCATCCAGGAACTCATGGAACATGCGGGAATTTCACTCAACGGCCACAGCCCGTGGGATATCCGGGTCCTTGACGAACGCTGGTACACGCGCATCTGGCGCGACAAGAACCTGGGCCTGGGCGAGTCCTACATGGACGGCTGGTGGAACTGCCTGAACATCGACGAAATGATCAACCGGCTGCTTCGCGGCGGCCTGGAGGAACAGGTGCGGGGCAGCATGCGCTACATGGCCCGGCTCCTGCCCGGCCTGCTCCTGAACATGCAGTCCCGGATGCGCAGCCGCATCATCGCCAGACGCCACTACGACCTGGGCAACGACCTGTTCTTCTCCTTCCTGGATACGCGCCGCCAGTACAGCTGCGGCTACTTCAAGGGCACGGACGACCTGGAGCAGGCCCAGGAAAACAAGCTGGAACTCATTGCCGAGAAACTGCAGCTGCGGCCCGGCGACACCCTGCTGGACATCGGCTGCGGCTGGGGCGGGCTGGCCCGGTACATGGCGGAAAAACGGGGCTGCCTGGTCACGGCCGTGAACATCTCACGCGAGCAGCTCCGCCATGCGCGGGAGGACTGCGCGGGCCTGCCGGTGAGCTTTCTCGACGGCGACTACCGGGCCATTGACGGGCGCTACGACAAGGTCGTTTCAGTAGGCATGTTCGAACACGTGGGCATGAAGAACTACCGCACCTTCATGAGCACCGTGCGCCGCGTCCTCCGGGACGACGGCGTCTTCCTCCTGCACACCATCGGCAGCAACAGGTCGCGGACCAGCTGCGACCCCTGGATCAACAAGTACATCTTCCCCAACGGCATGCTGCCCAGCTCTGCCCAGATCGCCGAGGCCGCGGAGGGGCTGTTCGTCATCGAGGACTGGCACAACCTGGGGCCGCACTACGACAGGACGCTCATGGCCTGGAACGACAACTTCCAGCGCAACTGGGCCGAACTGTCCCCCCGGTACGACGAACGCTTCAAGCGCATGTGGGAATACTACCTGCTCTCGTGCGCCGGGGCCTTCCGCGCCCGCGACATCCAACTCTGGCAGGTCGTCATGACCAAGCACGGCATGGGCCGCGAGCAGCCCCGCTGCCGGTTCTAG